The DNA region CAGGTTCctgaaaacacataaaaaaaacatctcAATGATGCTCTGAGTGTTACCACAAACAGCACTTGCTGTTTTCAAACTCGGCCTAACAGATAAAAACTGGAAATTTTAACGACTTCTTCAACTTAAGAGGGAGTGAAAGTGAAACAGCATGAATCAATGGCACAGATAATAGATACTAATACTCAACTGAGTCATTCATACGGCACAGATACTAGTAGGTAGTTGTTAATAATAATGATCAAAATGATGAAAAACTATGACCGGTGCTTCTCAGCTCTGTTTACCTGGCTGACTGTACAAATATACAAAGAGATATGAAATCGTCAAGTTTGAGTTTGCCACTCTTCGTTTGATCAAAACtctgaaataattaaaaaagaataagTAATCTCTATCAACTTATTGTAAGTTATGTAAACTGCAGCATATGTTTAATCTACTTCGCATCTTTACCTCACAAACAGTGTAAAAAGCAGGGGAGTCGAGAGAAAAACCAATTTTCACCAATGCCTGGAGTTATAAGAGAGTATAACAAAATGTATCAACAGAAGTCCCTAAGTGAGCGTCTTGAAACAGCAATAGCTAAAAGTTCACAACTAATTGATGTTTACATACCTCGTAGGCTTCATCCGGAACAAGAAATCCACGCCCCCTACTCCAACAAAAAGAGAAAATAGCATAAATTACCTAGTTTTTGCCCGCTATAACCACAGTAATCACAACCAACAACAGAGGCAAACAATTAAACGGAGGATTATATGATTCTCCTTAGTCAGACACATACTTTTAGGTGCTGACTCACAGTGAAGTGTTTTATAAGTGCTGCTTAAAACATACAGAAAACAGAAAATGTCGCATGAAGTGTATCAAAACCTCCTCAAATAATCTGATACAAAAATCAATATATCACTATGAGACTATTTCAATCATAGCCAGCAACAGCAGGTCagtgaaaaattaaaatttaatcatagCTCTGTACATCTACAAGAAATGCAGAAGGGTATCAATCAATTTTGAAGGTTTCACTCAGAAGCATACAAAGTTAATATTGATCGCACATACATCTAAAGCTATTTACTTCTCTTCAGGATATCAAGCAAACTAAACCAAGTGGAATCTATGCAAGAGCTACTATTCCAAATCAATACTCATAAAACAATGTCATTCTACTAGAAAAAACTGCACAGTCTAAATTAAATGTAACAACAACTCACCTTTCTAAACTTGAAAATTCCTGTTGAACCTGCAAGAAAAGCAAACACGAGCTAGTTACATAATGAGCATAAGATTAATCTTTTTTCTTGGTAAAAGCTTTCTTTGCATATTTAAAATGAACAGAAGGCCTCATTATTCCTCTATCTCAACATTGATGTAATAACGATGTGATTCCACATCTTTTTAACATAAATCATCACTAAGAAGCATGAATACGGGTAAATGACTTCATGACACGCGTTGTTGAAGATTCACAGCAACAAAAAGATCCTACTTCTCTAGTTCCCTAATGTCTTCAACTAGTCTCTCCAGACCAAATGCCTTAATCAAGTTGCAAATAAAGTTGCAGTTTTTCCTTATTCTTTAGCATAAAATATAATCACACAAATGATTGAGGGCTCTAAAAACTtggaagaaaaaagaggaacTTGTTATGTAGAATGCACTGACCTTCAGAAGGAACTTGTTGAGTTCAAAAAATTCTGGAAAACCAACAGTGTAATGTTAGACACTGTCCATTCTCACAAAATGTGAATACAATTTTACAATCTTGCAAAACAAATGCAATAACTATGTGATGATTAAGGGAGAAGAACAAACCTTCAAAGCTCATAGTTCCATTACTGTCGAAATCATACATCCTAAATTGCACAGCACACAATGTCAAAATTTCCAATTCATTTTAGACCTGCCTAAATAAGCTAACATCACACCTGATCATTTGCTGAACAACTGATAGAGAGAATTGAAGGTTTCCGACGGCCAAAGCGCTCTGATCATCAACAAAATGTAAGAAAAAATCAATACCCCAAAATTTCTCCAAATATTACTGCTTCCGCCTCATTATAGCTAATTACTTGAATTAGAACTAAACCTTTAGCTTAGCAGCAGTTATATTTCCTGTTTTCTGCGAGTCAACTCGATCGAACCACTCTCGCAGAATTGCCCGATTCTCCATTCCTGCTTTTGGTTCTTCTCCCTCAATAATCCTAAAATTGATTCTCGGAAAAGGCCTTTTccctttttccaaaaaaaaataatttctttctttttttaacaaTTCATTGTGGATTTTCATGCAAATAAAATAATCTGAAAGAAGCAAATCAAGCTAAGAACAAATCTCTAATGTGATTTGCAAATAATGTACAGTATTTAAGATTAATTAgtttttatatattcatttgaattttaatagtttaaaaatttataatta from Salvia splendens isolate huo1 chromosome 9, SspV2, whole genome shotgun sequence includes:
- the LOC121748953 gene encoding sorcin-like, with amino-acid sequence MKIHNELLKKERNYFFLEKGKRPFPRINFRIIEGEEPKAGMENRAILREWFDRVDSQKTGNITAAKLKSALAVGNLQFSLSVVQQMIRMYDFDSNGTMSFEEFFELNKFLLKVQQEFSSLERGRGFLVPDEAYEALVKIGFSLDSPAFYTVCESFDQTKSGKLKLDDFISLCIFVQSARNLFNSFDTSKQGRVTLDFNQFVYCTSNCRI